From Opitutia bacterium, a single genomic window includes:
- a CDS encoding ribonucleotide-diphosphate reductase subunit beta, which produces MLKTFQVGTKTFTLDQEKAEAAFAGKKVINGRQVPYFNLLPLKYQWAYDLYKKMKANHWEPEDIPMGKDIEQWRDAKAVSDQERWIIRMGVGYFSAAEGIVGDNIQHVIREVVTAPELKLVLGRHAHEENIHADSLLYMIASIGVNPHECEAMFDDVKSIVRKNEFVNKVSRDLRRDLDMNAPKNKQLFAKNIFVFGQCMEGTQFYGLFGMILSLYRQNKFPGIGQMFRYTLRDESNHIELLRNLFMDLMEENREIWTPEFKEELRQTMAEAVALEKDFIRDCLPVNAVGLSIDEFLTYIDYIADRRLEGCGLAPLNAGVKNPLPWLAEMMDIKKEQNFFEGRVTEYQKSSALQNTSDDDL; this is translated from the coding sequence ATGCTCAAAACTTTCCAAGTCGGCACCAAAACCTTCACCCTCGATCAGGAGAAGGCCGAAGCCGCGTTTGCGGGGAAAAAGGTCATCAACGGCCGCCAAGTCCCCTACTTCAACCTCCTCCCCCTGAAATACCAGTGGGCCTACGATCTCTACAAAAAGATGAAGGCCAACCATTGGGAGCCGGAGGACATCCCGATGGGCAAGGACATCGAGCAGTGGCGCGATGCGAAGGCCGTCAGTGATCAGGAACGCTGGATCATCCGCATGGGCGTCGGCTATTTCTCCGCCGCCGAGGGCATCGTCGGCGACAACATCCAGCACGTCATCCGCGAAGTCGTCACCGCGCCCGAGCTCAAGCTCGTCCTCGGCCGCCACGCCCACGAGGAGAACATCCACGCTGACTCGCTGCTCTACATGATCGCCTCGATCGGCGTGAACCCGCACGAGTGCGAAGCGATGTTCGACGACGTGAAGTCGATCGTCCGCAAAAACGAGTTCGTGAACAAGGTCTCGCGCGACCTCCGCCGCGACCTCGACATGAACGCCCCGAAGAACAAGCAGCTCTTCGCGAAAAACATCTTCGTTTTCGGCCAGTGCATGGAGGGCACCCAGTTCTACGGCCTCTTCGGCATGATCCTGTCGCTCTACCGGCAGAACAAGTTCCCCGGCATCGGCCAGATGTTCCGCTACACCCTCCGCGACGAGTCCAACCACATCGAGCTCCTCCGCAATCTGTTCATGGATCTCATGGAGGAAAACCGCGAGATCTGGACGCCCGAGTTCAAGGAGGAGCTGCGCCAGACCATGGCCGAGGCCGTCGCCCTCGAGAAGGACTTCATCCGCGATTGCCTGCCGGTGAACGCCGTCGGCCTCTCCATCGACGAATTTCTGACCTACATCGACTACATCGCCGACCGCCGGCTCGAAGGCTGCGGCCTTGCCCCGCTCAACGCGGGCGTCAAGAACCCGCTCCCCTGGCTGGCCGAGATGATGGACATCAAGAAAGAGCAGAACTTCTTCGAGGGCCGCGTTACTGAATACCAGAAATCGTCCGCCCTCCAGAACACGAGCGACGACGACCTTTAA
- a CDS encoding ribonucleoside-diphosphate reductase subunit alpha — translation MSDTSSVHTDLALKKFTGTPQDQKPNYNWRDVLREDVTVPEVEVLCPHGTERFDLAEVADTVGKSLANLMLAKGEKDIFNEKNQRFVADVTREVASNLTKQALTRGPLRVSLHDLYVLIEKTLVDNNAHDVAKSLLHKRAQKLATSREQPAVAVKLIRRNNQVVPWNEAKIEIAIRKAFLSLKKDSAPAPAIARAVTARAATLKQAFLHIEEVQDMVQEELMKAGHYKVAEDYILYRAMRHASRANESAARHATDVVAAPDTAAPAADTTVPQGQNSMIVVQRADGSTYFWNGEDLKKRIEFASIGLNLCLTSDQIEAELRRSTFDNIAQGDLNNTIVLNAKTLIEKDADFAKFAGRIQLTYIYEEVLGWDIVRDGIGKLKQFHQAAFAPYIFRGIDIKRLTPRLKEYDLARLAAAIDPSADLELDFLGVQTLYDRYLIIDKTGKRSRRLETPQFFWMRVAMGLFLDEKSDREDWSIQLYSLYKSRRFCSSTPTLFNSGTLHSQLSSCYLYYVDDSLEGIMYRGIAENAQLSKWAGGLGGSWTAVRGTGAHIAGTNGESQGVIPFLKLHNDQLVAVNQGGKRKGSGCAYLESWHNDIFEFLELRRNTGDDRRRTHDMNTANWIPDLFMKRMEGRQHWTLFRSNEVADLHETYGRKFEERYTHYEKLAEEGKIQGHKVEAIELWKKMLSMLFETGHPWITFKDPCNLRSPQDHAGVIHSSNLCTEITLNTSNDETAVCNLGSVILESHLKPDGSLDHDKLRDTIRIALRALDNVIDINFYPTAAAKTSNMRHRPVGLGVMGLANALYMKGVAFASPEAVEFNDEFMEAIAYYAYEASSDLAAERGTYSSYKGSKWDRGLLPQDTLDLLEQERGVPVDVPRGGKMNWEPLRAKIAKQGMRNSNCLAIAPTATISNITNTSPCIEPYYKNLYVKSNLSGEFVVINPFLVEDLKARGLWNQEMIDALKYFDGDLADIEAVPADLKEKYRTAFDVDYKWVIDAAARRQKWIDQSQSVNLWLKTPDLKTLSHMYRHAWKTGLKTTYYLRTLGASNIEKATVSVKKEMRGATGETKAETATRDLAAAATRDAATAAKKTYTEAEKNACSIEAMRNGGTCEACQ, via the coding sequence ATGAGCGACACCTCTTCCGTCCACACCGACCTCGCCCTCAAGAAATTCACGGGCACCCCGCAGGACCAGAAACCCAACTATAACTGGCGCGACGTCCTCCGCGAGGACGTCACCGTCCCCGAAGTCGAAGTCCTCTGCCCGCACGGCACCGAGCGCTTCGACCTCGCCGAAGTCGCCGACACCGTCGGCAAGTCCCTCGCGAACCTCATGCTCGCGAAGGGCGAGAAGGACATCTTCAACGAGAAGAACCAGCGCTTCGTCGCCGACGTCACCCGCGAAGTCGCCTCCAACCTCACCAAGCAGGCCCTCACCCGCGGCCCGCTCCGCGTCTCCCTCCACGATCTCTACGTGCTCATCGAGAAAACCCTCGTCGACAACAACGCCCACGACGTCGCGAAGTCCCTCCTCCACAAGCGCGCCCAGAAACTCGCCACCTCCCGCGAGCAGCCGGCCGTCGCCGTGAAACTCATCCGCCGCAACAACCAGGTCGTCCCCTGGAACGAGGCCAAGATCGAGATCGCGATCCGCAAGGCCTTCCTCTCCCTCAAGAAGGATTCCGCGCCCGCCCCCGCCATCGCTCGCGCCGTCACCGCCCGCGCCGCCACGCTCAAGCAGGCCTTCCTCCACATCGAGGAAGTCCAGGACATGGTCCAGGAAGAGCTCATGAAGGCCGGCCACTACAAGGTCGCCGAGGACTACATTCTCTACCGCGCGATGCGCCACGCCTCCCGCGCCAACGAGTCCGCCGCCCGCCACGCCACCGATGTCGTCGCCGCGCCCGACACCGCCGCTCCGGCCGCCGACACCACCGTCCCGCAGGGCCAGAACTCCATGATCGTCGTCCAGCGCGCCGACGGCTCCACCTACTTCTGGAACGGCGAGGATCTCAAGAAGCGCATCGAGTTCGCCTCCATCGGCCTCAACCTCTGCCTCACCTCCGACCAGATCGAGGCCGAGCTCCGCCGCTCCACCTTCGACAACATCGCGCAGGGCGACCTCAACAACACGATCGTCCTCAACGCCAAGACGCTCATCGAAAAGGACGCCGACTTCGCCAAGTTCGCCGGCCGCATCCAGCTCACCTACATCTACGAGGAAGTCCTCGGCTGGGACATCGTCCGCGACGGCATCGGCAAACTGAAGCAGTTCCACCAAGCCGCCTTCGCGCCCTACATTTTCCGCGGCATCGACATCAAGCGCCTCACGCCGCGCCTCAAGGAATACGACCTCGCCCGCCTCGCCGCCGCCATCGACCCGTCGGCCGACCTCGAGCTCGACTTCCTCGGCGTCCAGACGCTCTACGACCGCTACCTCATCATCGACAAGACCGGCAAGCGCTCGCGCCGCCTCGAGACGCCCCAGTTCTTCTGGATGCGCGTCGCCATGGGCCTCTTCCTCGACGAAAAGTCCGACCGCGAGGACTGGTCGATCCAGCTCTACTCGCTCTACAAGAGCCGCCGCTTCTGCTCCTCCACGCCGACGCTCTTCAACTCCGGCACGCTCCACTCCCAGCTCTCGTCCTGCTACCTCTACTACGTCGACGACAGCCTCGAGGGCATCATGTATCGCGGCATCGCCGAAAACGCCCAGCTCTCCAAGTGGGCCGGCGGCCTCGGCGGTTCCTGGACCGCCGTCCGCGGCACCGGCGCACACATCGCCGGCACCAATGGCGAGTCGCAGGGCGTCATCCCGTTCCTGAAGCTCCACAACGACCAGCTCGTCGCCGTCAACCAGGGCGGCAAGCGCAAGGGCTCCGGCTGCGCCTACCTCGAATCGTGGCACAACGACATCTTCGAGTTCCTCGAACTCCGTCGTAACACCGGCGACGACCGCCGCCGCACCCACGACATGAACACGGCCAACTGGATTCCCGACCTGTTCATGAAGCGCATGGAAGGCCGCCAGCACTGGACGCTCTTCCGCTCCAACGAGGTCGCCGATCTCCACGAAACCTACGGTCGCAAGTTCGAGGAGCGCTACACGCACTACGAAAAGCTCGCCGAGGAAGGCAAAATCCAAGGCCACAAGGTCGAGGCCATCGAGCTCTGGAAAAAGATGCTCTCGATGCTCTTCGAGACCGGCCACCCCTGGATCACCTTCAAGGATCCCTGCAACCTCCGCTCCCCGCAGGACCACGCCGGCGTCATCCACAGCTCCAATCTCTGCACGGAGATCACGCTCAACACCTCCAACGACGAGACCGCCGTCTGCAATCTCGGCTCCGTCATCCTCGAGTCGCACCTCAAGCCCGACGGCTCGCTCGATCACGACAAGCTGCGCGACACCATCCGCATCGCCCTCCGCGCCCTCGACAACGTCATCGACATCAACTTCTACCCGACCGCTGCCGCCAAGACCTCCAATATGCGCCACCGCCCCGTTGGCCTCGGCGTCATGGGTCTCGCCAACGCGCTCTACATGAAGGGCGTCGCCTTCGCCTCCCCCGAAGCCGTCGAGTTCAACGACGAGTTCATGGAGGCCATCGCCTACTACGCCTACGAAGCCTCCTCCGACCTCGCGGCCGAGCGCGGCACCTACTCCAGCTACAAGGGCTCGAAGTGGGACCGCGGCCTCCTCCCGCAGGACACCCTCGACCTCCTCGAGCAGGAACGCGGCGTCCCCGTCGACGTCCCGCGCGGCGGCAAGATGAACTGGGAGCCCCTCCGCGCCAAGATCGCCAAGCAGGGCATGCGCAACTCCAACTGCCTCGCCATCGCCCCCACCGCGACGATCTCCAACATCACGAACACGTCGCCCTGCATCGAGCCCTACTACAAGAACCTCTACGTCAAATCGAACCTCTCGGGCGAATTCGTCGTCATCAACCCGTTCCTCGTCGAAGACCTCAAGGCCCGCGGCCTCTGGAACCAGGAGATGATCGATGCGCTCAAGTATTTCGACGGTGACCTCGCCGACATCGAAGCCGTGCCGGCCGACCTGAAGGAGAAATACCGCACCGCCTTCGACGTGGACTACAAGTGGGTGATCGACGCCGCCGCCCGCCGCCAGAAGTGGATCGACCAATCGCAGAGCGTGAACCTCTGGCTCAAGACGCCGGACCTGAAGACGCTCTCGCACATGTATCGCCACGCCTGGAAGACCGGCCTGAAGACCACGTATTACCTCCGCACGCTCGGCGCCTCCAACATCGAGAAGGCCACCGTCAGCGTGAAAAAGGAAATGCGCGGCGCCACCGGCGAAACGAAAGCCGAAACCGCGACGCGTGACTTGGCCGCGGCCGCCACCCGCGACGCCGCCACCGCAGCCAAGAAGACCTACACGGAGGCGGAGAAGAACGCGTGCTCCATCGAAGCCATGCGCAACGGCGGCACCTGCGAAGCCTGCCAGTAA